The proteins below are encoded in one region of Helianthus annuus cultivar XRQ/B chromosome 2, HanXRQr2.0-SUNRISE, whole genome shotgun sequence:
- the LOC110897333 gene encoding uncharacterized protein LOC110897333 — protein sequence MNYLSTNIRGVGDSLKATHIKELKKKNNIGFIAIQETQFTDSSKLHISSFWGNTHFESDYVDAAGRSGGLLNIWDPDIFVRKGCVSNRFFLATLGEIKNLGVQINIVNVYAPHDPTLKHNLWLTLNNLISSSMGCWILLGDFNCVREPRERKNSRFNKQTADDFNSFIRSATLSEYAMMGCSFTHRSDDGKRLSKIDRMLVCHTFLSNWPSATLTGLPRYRSDHRPLLLTCSVVKFGAPPFRFFNSWLKEDGLEKLIMDSYTKVIPFGPPDRLLVARLKAIKDTIKPWSMKLKKDNKEILAELLRKVEMLDTKAENIILIENEIQNRDAWIKRIGEIEGQNLEDLKQRAKVKWIEDGDENSSFFHGIVKGHQNTIE from the coding sequence ATGAATTATTTATCCACAAATATAAGAGGGGTGGGTGATTCCTTGAAAGCTACACATATCAAGgaactgaaaaagaaaaacaacatCGGTTTTATTGCAATCCAGGAAACTCAATTTACAGATTCCTCCAAATTACACATCAGCTCTTTTTGGGGTAATACTCACTTTGAGTCAGACTATGTTGATGCGGCTGGAAGGTCAGGTGGTCTCCTTAACATATGGGACCCTGACATCTTCGTTCGAAAAGGATGCGTGTCAAACAGATTTTTTCTAGCAACATTGGGGGAAATAAAAAATCTCGGAGTTCAAATAAACATCGTTAATGTTTATGCTCCTCATGACCCCACCCTAAAACATAATTTGTGGTTAACTCTCAACAATCTAATAAGCTCCTCCATGGGTTGTTGGATTCTTCTTGGCGATTTCAACTGCGTTCGGGAACCACGGGAACGGAAAAACTCCAGATTTAACAAGCAGACAGCCGATGATTTCAACAGCTTCATTCGATCCGCAACTCTGTCTGAATATGCAATGATGGGCTGCTCTTTTACACACAGGTCCGACGATGGAAAACGCCTCAGCAAAATTGACAGAATGCTTGTATGCCATACTTTCCTGTCCAACTGGCCCTCTGCGACTCTGACAGGTTTACCCAGGTATCGGTCTGACCATCGTCCTTTACTATTAACCTGTTCAGTTGTTAAATTTGGTGCCCCCCCATTTCGTTTTTTTAACTCATGGCTAAAAGAGGATGGCCTTGAGAAATTGATTATGGATAGCTACACAAAAGTTATCCCATTTGGTCCACCAGACAGACTTTTAGTGGCACGTCTGAAAGCCATTAAAGATACCATCAAACCATGGTCGAtgaaattaaagaaagataacaAGGAAATTCTTGCTGAACTTCTGAGAAAAGTAGAAATGTTGGACACAAAGGCAGAAAACATCATATTAATAGAAAATGAAATTCAGAACCGGGACGCATGGATTAAACGCATTGGTGAAATTGAGGGGCAGAACCTGGAAGACCTCAAACAACGTGCAAAAGTGAAATGGATTGAGGACGGTGATGAGAACTCTTCTTTTTTCCACGGTATCGTTAAAGGTCATCAAAATACAATAGAATAA